From the Lactuca sativa cultivar Salinas chromosome 9, Lsat_Salinas_v11, whole genome shotgun sequence genome, the window AAGTCGAAAAGAACCCCTAAGCATACAAGGAGTCAAGCACAATCTGTTATCGAAATCAAAGTTAAAAGATTCAAAAGAATTGAAAAGATAATGCATCAATTATAGTCGAAGTCAAGATAAATATGTATCTGGATAACATCTTGCATAACATCATAGAAAACGTATTAACTAAAAGCCTAATTCTATTCGTTTTTCCAAGCACACAACACTAAAGAGAAACCTAAACCTTGTGAATGTGGATCTCTAGAACACGAGCCTGACCAAGAGGAATCCAACATAGATGGACTCGCCCACAATTTCTCAGCTGATAAACAAGTCTGAAACAAGAAAATAGCTTCTCCCATTAGTTTACCAAAGAGCCAATTGTGCACATCCCAATACACTTCAACTGGCAATCCATCCACCAAAATCGTATAGTTTCCCCTGAATTTCCATCTAAGATGTTTCACTTGCATCATTGTtttaccatctacacggatcaatAGATATGGATCATTGGTGCCCAATGCATCACATTCAATCGAAACATCATGCATTTTCCCTTTTCCGCACAATCGAGCTTTAGTGGCATACACTTTCTTCCCAAAAATATGCTCTTTTTTCGACAAGAAAACAACATTTGGGGCAAAGGAGGACACGTCTACCTTCTTTTGCACTTCCTTCTCCATATCCCCTAACACCAAGATCAAATCTTGGTTTACCACAATGGCAAAATAAAAGCCTTCAAGTGGCTCGGGTGAAAAACCGAATTTTGCAGACGCTAAATCCCAATAAATGTCGATTAACTTAGAACTCACTTCAATATTCTTACACCCTCTTCGTTTGGAGAACAACCATGGTTTAATTTCAACTTTACACAAACATTGATTGGTGGAATCGTCAATTTGAACAGAAAGACCTTGACCCATCAAGTTTTTAGTCCAAGTAACAGTGATAATGAAGCAAGAAAAATTGCGCAATCTACACTGATAAACACAAGTAACGAGATTCTGACCAATTTTACCACTAGCTGTAGTAATCGAAGCACTTGATGAAGACGAAGCATCAGCGATTTGAACACCATTTTCGCCAAAGCAAGAAGGGAAATCCCTCATTTAAAATGACAAATTTTCGTACTTTTTTTGTTGTTGAAGGTGGGATAGGAATTGGCTATCGATATAATAGCCCTAGAT encodes:
- the LOC111886422 gene encoding uncharacterized protein LOC111886422, translated to MRDFPSCFGENGVQIADASSSSSASITTASGKIGQNLVTCVYQCRLRNFSCFIITVTWTKNLMGQGLSVQIDDSTNQCLCKVEIKPWLFSKRRGCKNIEVSSKLIDIYWDLASAKFGFSPEPLEGFYFAIVVNQDLILVLGDMEKEVQKKVDVSSFAPNVVFLSKKEHIFGKKVYATKARLCGKGKMHDVSIECDALGTNDPYLLIRVDGKTMMQVKHLRWKFRGNYTILVDGLPVEVYWDVHNWLFGKLMGEAIFLFQTCLSAEKLWASPSMLDSSWSGSCSRDPHSQGLGFSLVLCAWKNE